A single region of the Malaclemys terrapin pileata isolate rMalTer1 chromosome 4, rMalTer1.hap1, whole genome shotgun sequence genome encodes:
- the PHKG2 gene encoding phosphorylase b kinase gamma catalytic chain, liver/testis isoform isoform X3, whose amino-acid sequence MTPRTSSAVTLIDSYESSTFMFLVFDLMRRGELFDYLTEKVTLSEKETRCIMRALLEAVSYLHASHIIHRDLKPENILMDDQLNIKLSDFGFSCRLEPGQKLRELCGTPGYLAPEILKCSMDETHPGYGQEVDLWACGVIFFSLLAGSPPFWHRKQMLMLRMIMEGHYQFSSPEWDDRSDTVKDLISRLLRVEPSERLTAEQALQHPFFERCVGRPVRLFSPYRRFRVLVWTVLASIRMFNSYRVRTRPVTRELLLRDPYALKGVRKLIDACAFRIYGHWVKKGEQQNRAALFENLPKALLLALMGAEGEGAELGQGEEAEHYCSTTAPLH is encoded by the exons TTTGACTACCTGACGGAGAAAGTGACCCTGAGTGAGAAGGAGACCAG gtGCATCATGCGAGCGCTGCTGGAGGCGGTGAGCTACTTGCATGCCAGCCACATCATCCACCGTGACCTGAAGCCCGAGAACATCCTCATGGACGATCAGCTCAATATAAAGCTCTCCGACTTCGGCTTCTCCTgccggctggagccaggccagaaACTGCGGG agctgtgCGGGACCCCCGGGTACCTAGCCCCAGAGATCCTCAAGTGCTCCATGGATGAGACGCACCCGGGCTACGGCCAGGAAGTGGACCT GTGGGCATGTGGTGTGATCTTCTTCTCCCTGCTGGCCGGCTCGCCCCCGTTCTGGCACCGCAAGCAGATGCTGATGCTGCGCATGATCATGGAGGGGCACTACCAGTTCAGCTCTCCGGAGTGGGATGACCGCTCTGACACCGTCAAGGACCTG ATCTCGCGGCTATTGCGTGTGGAGCCGTCGGAGCGGCTAACGGCGGAGCAGGCCCTGCAGCATCCCTTCTTCGAGCGCTGCGTGGGGCGCCCAGTCCGGCTGTTCAGCCCCTACCGCCGGTTCAGG GTGCTGGTGTGGACGGTGCTGGCCTCCATCCGCATGTTCAACAGCTACCGGGTGCGCACGCGGCCGGTGACGCGGGAGCTGCTGCTGCGCGACCCCTACGCGCTGAAGGGCGTGCGCAAGCTCATCGACGCCTGCGCCTTCCGCATCTACGGCCACTGGGTGAAGAAGGGCGAGCAGCAGAACCGCGCTGCCCTCTTTGAGAACCTGCCCaaggccctgctgctggccctAATGGGCGCTGAGGGCGAGGGGGCGGAGCTGGGCCAGGGCGAGGAGGCGGAGCACTACTGTAGCACCACTGCTCCTCTTCACTAG